The following DNA comes from Flavobacterium sp. N3904.
GGTGACGGAGTGATGAAAGCGCCGCGAACTGACGGAATAGTTCGTTGAAGTACCTACCTATAAGCTGCGCAGGCAAATCCACGCGGCTTGGGGAAATACGATAGTACTCGGAGTCTTCGGACAAAGAGATAGTGCGCCTAAGGGCTTCCAAGAAAAACCTCTAAACTTCAGGTAATTAGTACCCGTACCGCAAACCGACACAGGTAGTCGAGGAGAGAATCCTAAGGTGCTCGAGAGATTCATGGCTAAGGAATTAGGCAAAATAGACCCGTAACTTCGGGAGAAGGGTCGCCTCTATGTAAAAATAGAGGCCGCAGTGAAGAGGTCCAGGCGACTGTTTATCAAAAACACAGGGCTCTGCAAAATCGTAAGATGAAGTATAGGGCCTGACACCTGCCCGGTGCTGGAAGGTTAAGTGGAGATGTTATGAGTAATCAGAAGCATTGAAATGAAGCCCCAGTAAACGGCGGCCGTAACTATAACGGTCCTAAGGTAGCGAAATTCCTTGTCGGGTAAGTTCCGACCTGCACGAATGGTGTAACGATCTGGACACTGTCTCAGCCATGAGCTCGGTGAAATTGTAGTAACGGTGAAGATGCCGTTTACCCGCAGTGGGACGAAAAGACCCTGTGCACCTTTACTATAGCTTAGTATTGACCTTGGATAAATGATGTGTAGGATAGGTTGGAGACTGTGAAGTGGCGTCGCCAGGCGTTGTGGAGTCATTGTTGAAATACAACCCTTTGTTTATCTGAGGCCTAACCCCGCGATTGCGGGGGACATTGCTTGGTGGGTAGTTTGACTGGGGTGGTCGCCTCCAAAAGAGTAACGGAGGCTTCTAAAGGTTCCCTCAGTACGCTTGGTAACCGTGCGTAGAGTGCAATGGCATAAGGGAGCTTGACTGAGAGACATACAGGTCGATCAGGTACGAAAGTAGAGCATAGTGATCCGGTGGTTCCGCATGGAAGGGCCATCGCTCAAAGGATAAAAGGTACGCCGGGGATAACAGGCTGATCTCCCCCAAGAGCTCATATCGACGGGGGGGTTTGGCACCTCGATGTCGGCTCGTCACATCCTGGGGCTGGAGAAGGTCCCAAGGGTTGGGCTGTTCGCCCATTAAAGTGGCACGCGAGCTGGGTTCAGAACGTCGTGAGACAGTTCGGTCTCTATCTACTGTGGGCGCAAGAAATTTGAGTGGATCTGATTCTAGTACGAGAGGACCGAATTGGACAAACCTCTAGTGTATCTGTTGTTCCGCCAGGAGCATCGCAGAGTAGCTACGTTTGGAAGGGATAAGCGCTGAAAGCATATAAGCGCGAAACCCACCACAAGATGAGATTTCTTTTAAGGGTCGTGGGAGATGACCACGTTGATAGGCTATAGATGTAAAGGCAGTAATGTCATAGTCGAGTAGTACTAATAACCCGTAAGCTTATGTACACCTTTTCCCGAGCCGCAAGGCTCGGGGAGAAACTTTCTAATAAAATACTTTTTATATTCTTTATCTCAGTATGTTACGATATTATTGCAATTACGAATTCAGAATTATGAATTACGACTTGCAGATAATTGCCCAAAGCAATTATAACAACCTTAAGGTGGTTATTGCGGCGGGGCTCACCTCTTCCCATCCCGAACAGAGTAGTTAAGCCCGCCTGCGCAGATGGTACTGCAGTTATGTGGGAGAGTATGTCGTCGCCTTTCTTTTTAAAAACCCTTCATCCTATCGATGAGGGGTTTTTTGTTTTGAAGAAGGTTTTAAATAAAAAAACTCAAAAACTCAAAGAAAGAACTATTCTAAATTACCTCGAATCTGTACTAAATTATCTCAAGAGTCAATACATCGTTTTCGTGTAGTTAAAATAGCAGTTGTATTGGAAAATACAGTTGCATTTTCAATGGAATTAGGATACTACTTTAGCCATAGAAATTATTACTAATTTAAAACAGCAGTATTATGAAAACGATTTTAAAACTTAGTCTAGTAGTATTAGTAGCGATGACTACCATGAGTACTTATGCAATCGATGGTGATTTTTTACTAAATGTAAAAAAAGGAACGGGTAAAGAAATTAGTTTTTCTGTAAACCAGATTCAAAAAGCCAATGTGACGATCTATGATAAATTCCACAATGTAATCTATAGCGAAATCGCCACCGGAAAAGGGGGTATCTTGAAAACCTATAGTCTTGAGGAATTTCCTGATGGCGTTTACTTTTTGGAAGTGGAAACCAATCTTAAAAAAGTGACACATGAAATCGTGATTGCTAATCAAGCGACCACTTTGTCGAGAAAATCAATCGCCGAAGTTTACAAAGGAGAATTGAAAATGAAAAACCAAAACGTGGCTACAACCAATTAATTGGGTTGCTGTTTAGGACACAATACTTACTTCGAAATTATGAAAAACAGCTCTTCTTTGAGCTGTTTTTTTGTTTATAATGTAAAACGGAATTAAACTATAAAGAGGTTGTGAAAACGTAATTGCATGAGGGATGGGAACGGCATCCCACACTTTTGGGTGTGGATACAGTGGACAGCCCGACCGCGTTGCCAACAAAAAAGTTCTTACCAAGATGAAATGGTGTGCAACGGGGGCATGCCAAAATTCTAAATTTAATTATTCATATTTCTTGATTTCTTGGTTTTTTTAATAGTTAAATGTATTTATTTTGTTTTAATTTAT
Coding sequences within:
- a CDS encoding secretion protein; translation: MKTILKLSLVVLVAMTTMSTYAIDGDFLLNVKKGTGKEISFSVNQIQKANVTIYDKFHNVIYSEIATGKGGILKTYSLEEFPDGVYFLEVETNLKKVTHEIVIANQATTLSRKSIAEVYKGELKMKNQNVATTN